The following coding sequences are from one Capsicum annuum cultivar UCD-10X-F1 chromosome 3, UCD10Xv1.1, whole genome shotgun sequence window:
- the LOC107861693 gene encoding transcription initiation factor TFIID subunit 12b, translating to MAEIPPSSSPPNSIQPSNPIIDPAGAANQANAAGASSTAMTSSNPAINMTSPSNISQSPSIDPLTQSQQQQQIQMQPQQMQQQLTQSQQQQQQMQLQQQQQQQQNSNSSNINSSNSNLMSASNFQMQQSLQRSPSMSRLSPMQMQQQQQQQFGLMRQQSGGGLYGQMNFGAGGTSLQQQQQQLQQQQLQQQQQQNQQQQQQMSGGQMSSGNLNRAALMGQTGHLPMLSGQAAAAAAAVAQFNLQSQFMNSPRQKAGLMQGNQFHTGNSHGQSLQGMQAMGIMGSLNMSSQLRANGALAYARMNQNQLRQQLSQQNPLTNAQKISGQSLPRTSFVNSQLPGLTQNGQSAIMQNNSSQQQWLKQMPAISTSNSPSYRLQQQRQQMLLQQQLASSPQLHQNSMGLNPQQLSQIVQQQQQIGHPQMQQQQQQQQQQQQQLSQQQQSSPRMAAPAGQKSLSLTGSQPDATGSGTTTPGGSSSQGTEASNQLLGKRKIQDLVSQVDSQGKLDPEVEDLLLEIADDFIDSVTTFACNLAKHRKSSTLEAKDVLLHLEKNWHLTIPGFSSEERKHLPENSSNDLHKKRMDVIRNLMETSQTETSTNSSSKETVRPAVGDANHMIRPSSSDKLVSQPNASQMLHEMTRF from the exons ATGGCTGAaattcctccttcttcttctcccccCAATTCAATTCAACCGTCGAACCCTATTATCGACCCTGCCGGAGCTGCAAATCAAGCAAACGCCGCCGGAGCTTCATCGACGGCGATGACGTCATCTAATCCAGCAATCAACATGACTTCTCCTTCTAACATCTCACAATCGCCTTCAATTGACCCGTTAACCCAATCTCAGCAACAACAGCAAATTCAGATGCAGCCTCAACAAATGCAACAGCAATTGACACAATCGCAACAGCAACAGCAGCAAATGCAGCTTCagcaacagcaacagcaacaacagaatAGTAATTCGAGTAATATTAATAGCAGTAACAGTAACTTAATGTCCGCGTCTAATTTTCAGATGCAGCAGAGCTTACAGAGATCACCGTCGATGTCGAGGTTGAGTCCAATGCAAATGcaacagcagcagcaacaacagtTTGGTTTGATGAGGCAACAATCAGGAGGAGGGCTTTATGGTCAAATGAATTTTGGGGCTGGAGGTACTTCGCtccagcaacagcaacaacaactgCAACAGCAACAATTGCAGCAGCAACAGCAACAGaatcaacaacaacagcaacaaatGAGTGGTGGCCAGATGAGTAGCGGAAATTTAAATAGGGCAGCTTTAATGGGACAGACGGGCCATCTACCCATGTTATCTGGACAAGCTGCTGCTGCTGCAGCGGCTGTTGCCCAGTTCAATTTGCAATCTCAATTTATGAATTCG CCACGCCAGAAGGCAGGTCTAATGCAGGGGAATCAGTTTCATACAGGGAATTCCCATGGCCAGTCCTTGCAGGGTATGCAGGCAATGGGAATAATGGGATCTCTCAACATGAGCTCTCAGCTAAGGGCAAATGGGGCCTTGGCATATGCAAGGATGAATCAAAATCAGTTGAGGCAGCAGTTGTCCCAGCAAAATCCTCTCACCAATGCTCAG AAAATATCGGGTCAGAGTCTTCCAAGGACGTCATTTGTTAACTCTCAGTTACCTGGGTTGACTCAGAACGGACAATCCGCAATAATGCAGAACAATTCATCACAGCAGCAGTGGTTGAAGCAAATGCCTGCGATTTCTACTTCTAATTCCCCTTCCTATCGTCTGCAACAGCAGAGGCAGCAAATGCTTCTACAGCAGCAATTAGCTTCATCTCCACAATTGCACCAAAACTCAATGGGTTTGAACCCACAACAATTATCCCAAATTGTACAACAGCAGCAACAGATTGGGCACCCTCAGATGCAGCAACAgcaacagcagcagcagcagcagcaacaacagcTTTCACAACAGCAGCAGTCTTCTCCAAGGATGGCTGCCCCAGCTGGCCAAAAATCTCTGAGTTTAACTGGTTCACAACCAGATGCTACTGGATCCGGAACAACTACTCCGGGGGGAAGTTCAAGTCAGGGGACTGAAGCTAGCAATCAGCTTCTTGGAAAGAGAAAAATTCAAGATTTGGTCTCACAG GTAGATTCACAGGGAAAGCTTGATCCTGAAGTTGAAGATCTTCTTCTAGAGATTGCCGATGACTTCATTGATTCG GTTACTACATTTGCTTGCAATTTGGCGAAGCATCGGAAATCTTCAACTTTGGAGGCCAAGGATGTACTGTTACATCTAG AGAAGAACTGGCATTTGACTATTCCAGGCTTTTCAAGTGAAGAGAGGAAACACCTTCCAGAAAAT TCATCAAATGATCTCCACAAAAAGCGTATGGATGTG ATACGTAACTTGATGGAGACCTCACAAACAGAAACAAGTACAAATAGTAGTTCTAAGGAGACTGTCAGACCAGCGGTGGGTGATGCAAATCACATGATCAGACCTTCAAGTTCGGACAAATTAGTTTCACAGCCTAATGCTTCTCAAATGTTGCATGAGATGACAAGGTTTTGA
- the LOC107861691 gene encoding trihelix transcription factor ASIL2 encodes MDNDEETQSRHSGGSGSPESPRSNGRITVTVASAPPQNTLTLALPIQQSRPGGGVGGGGGGGGGGGGGGGGREDCWSEAATAVLIEAWGERYMELSRGNLKQKHWKEVADIVNSREDYRKTAKTDIQCKNRIDTVKKKYKLEKSKIAAGQGPSKWPFFEKLDQLIGPTAKINSTFAAAGVAGPSNLYAGNQQVPMGIPMGVRSLPQLRPHQQLQQKQKQKQSGRKRPHMDSETSESESEPELSPASTDSFPPGTFQTKRSRLQTESMNRFAKRQEIHTGIGEGSGKGENKNWGNSVRELTRAILKFGEAYEQTESAKVQQMVEMEKQRMKFAKEMELQRMQFFMNTQLELSQLKHKRPGNSNHHSNHHINNHGAATSNHKNNSDSSI; translated from the coding sequence ATGGATAACGACGAGGAAACTCAGTCGCGTCACTCCGGTGGTTCTGGATCTCCAGAATCGCCGCGATCTAACGGAAGGATAACGGTGACGGTAGCATCAGCTCCTCCTCAGAACACGTTAACTTTGGCTCTACCGATACAGCAATCGAGACCTGGTGGAGGTGTCGGAGGTGGCGGtggcggtggtggtggtggtggtggtggtggaggtgGAAGGGAGGATTGTTGGAGTGAAGCTGCTACGGCGGTGCTGATCGAGGCATGGGGAGAAAGGTACATGGAGTTGAGTAGAGGGAATTTGAAGCAGAAGCACTGGAAAGAAGTTGCAGACATTGTTAATAGTCGGGAGGATTATAGAAAAACGGCGAAAACTGATATACAGTGTAAGAATCGAATTGATACAGTGAAGAAGAAGTATAAGCTGGAGAAATCTAAGATCGCGGCGGGTCAAGGACCAAGCAAGTGGCCGTTTTTCGAGAAGCTTGATCAGTTGATAGGTCCAACGGCTAAGATCAATTCTACGTTTGCAGCTGCCGGTGTTGCTGGACCGTCGAATTTGTATGCAGGTAATCAACAAGTACCTATGGGTATTCCTATGGGTGTTAGATCCCTTCCTCAGCTTCGACCACATCAACAGTTgcagcagaagcagaagcagaagcaaTCAGGTCGAAAAAGGCCTCATATGGATTCAGAAACGTCAGAATCGGAGTCGGAACCGGAGCTTTCGCCTGCTTCAACAGACAGTTTCCCTCCAGGAACTTTCCAAACAAAGAGATCTAGGCTGCAGACCGAGTCCATGAATCGATTTGCAAAGAGGCAGGAGATACATACCGGAATTGGAGAAGGTAGTGGAAAAGGTGAGAACAAAAATTGGGGGAATTCAGTAAGGGAGTTGACACGAGCAATTTTGAAATTCGGGGAAGCATATGAACAAACAGAAAGCGCGAAGGTGCAACAAATGGTGGAAATGGAGAAGCAAAGGATGAAATTCGCGAAGGAAATGGAATTACAAAGAATGCAGTTCTTCATGAATACACAATTGGAGCTTTCACAACTGAAGCATAAAAGACCTGGAAACAGCAACCATCATAGCAACCACCACATCAACAACCATGGCGCGGCCACCAGCAACCACAAAAATAACAGTGATAGCAGTATTTAA